In Deltaproteobacteria bacterium, the DNA window TGGATATTTTCGAGACTCAAAATCAGATCGTTATTCAAGCGGAGATCGCAGGGGTGCAAAAAGAAGATATTGTCATCGAGGTCAGCAGCAAGGCGGTCAAAATTTCCGGTAACCGGAAAACCACCCGACTGGATCCGGCCGCTACCTATCGACTGGCTGAAATTCAGTTCGGTCAGTTCGAACGGGTCTTGTATCTTCCGTGCATGATCGATGTGGAAAAGGTGTCTGCCG includes these proteins:
- a CDS encoding Hsp20/alpha crystallin family protein, whose translation is MEHIEIRFGSNLDAYDTDERSFQDMFQSVNPMFCFSKRIWKPQMDIFETQNQIVIQAEIAGVQKEDIVIEVSSKAVKISGNRKTTRLDPAATYRLAEIQFGQFERVLYLPCMIDVEKVSAVVNNGFLQLTLGKLFSENIKPAHDLSMDFI